Below is a genomic region from Brassica rapa cultivar Chiifu-401-42 chromosome A08, CAAS_Brap_v3.01, whole genome shotgun sequence.
TTgttcaatatataaagagatgaaCGTGATGATATAAATgagtaaaatttaaaaatactcgttaattattttctcttttgttAACAATAAGAAACATTTTGTATTCTTCACCCTCTCCGACCTCCACCATGCCTCCCACCAGGTGGGTTGTGTCTGCCGTTGGCCGATGGCTCGTCGTAGTCATTGGTGCTCACCATCATCAATGATCTTCCTCTCATCACCAACTTTTCATTTCCTGTTATGCATGCgcaaatatatattaagaagCTTTAATTAACTTACAACCACAGATGATATGAATAATATATTACGAAAGAGTCTATCTATTTCCTTCGACACGCATGTATCAAGAATTAATCAACTAATCGAATGTATACGAGATAGAACCCTTTTTATTTAGATTATGATAGATCACTATAATCGATCGAAGAGACCGAGCAATCCAACGAAGTATTGAGGATATGTA
It encodes:
- the LOC103836451 gene encoding protein PSY3-like yields the protein MGYCFAIKLCLCIFFALSIVSTARIGISFSGNEKLVMRGRSLMMVSTNDYDEPSANGRHNPPGGRHGGGRRG